The DNA window tagcccacaaaagcttatgctttaataaattcgttagtctctaaggtgccacaagtcctcctgttctttttcccattattgtattggctactgaacTCTGCTGGTCACTAGTCAGTATTTCTGACACTCCCACCAGCCccatttcctctactctgctgccatctagtgttgATTTCTCAGCATGACagcctgttgctcttctctcctcTAGTGGATTCTTCTCTCTATAGCTGCCTCTTTCCTGTTCTTGACTCTCATGTCACGTGGTGGCCCTTTGTTTAATATAACAGCCCATAACTCACTCCATAACATCTGCTATTATCCACCTTTCACTATGCAGCACAGAGGTCCTCTTCTCTTCAGTGCTCTCTACTCAGCACTTACACACCGTTATAcagcttcacctccctttccattggtcctttggcaacataacttctcctttcttgcccctccactttggctgctgttcatcggacagcacagctgcacctgtcctctctgccctcttggGGCCCTAGACAGCATAACTGCATCTCTCCTCATTTCTTACCTACTGCTAGGTGTGTGCTGTTTCAAACTAAAGCCACTGGGAACAAAATCGTACAAAAAATGATTGCAACATTAGTGGCTACAAGAGCGCatacagtggcagcagctctcaaaggcttagcaggggtttcccatccatccagtgcctttctgttgatgtggGCTCTGAGTCCAATGGAACTGCACAGATTGAAGCTACCATgacagattcccagtggctctccaggctgagattctcagaggcgTGTAAGGTGATGTGCATCGATCtcccatttcaaagggatttgggtgacTAACTCTGTTATGTCCCTTGGGAAATCCCTTCCACAGAGTCGGAGCCCTACaattctcactggtgcccagctccccggcctctggccaagccctgacgtgctcccagtgactgagccagcactgccgtgtttggcattgcaggagttctgcccgttggtaggtggtTGCCGCTTTCTCTCACCATATGTTGCCTcaccccctgaggaaagggccctgtgtggagcagagctgcctggggtacctggggctgactagacactgtaccctcagaactagccctgttggacattgggcttgttgcagttagttttggggacgctcattgtaacaggtcccctccctttgaactgctctgtgcagctggtggaagcagagcagctggtgccctgcagggccatgagcagagtccctTGTCAGTGACCGTTTGACAGACCCGAGCCCCGGAACGGCCTCCATTCTACGGGTGCCctggcaaacccccagctgggcctggacagtcccagtggacCTGACGTgtgtgagtctacctctttgtttgcctaacctccctgcctccaagggcccggtgagcctggagctgttgctttcccagagctggtcacagccgggtgTAGTCCAGATAAAAGCTATAACGCTGCtcctggtgaagtgtccagaggtcactgctggggcctggttgtttgcctccggcctctgtgagttcagtgaagatggttggtttgcagagggttatgacggtaatatgcacaatttcaggggtggcagatttcccaggcttacgttcccatctctgctgcacaaggagttactagttttattgtccaaacatttattttgatcaagaatggcttttctaaagatctaaacaattggttacaattttgtctccattttgcctagtgcccataactccatgatggaaacatggttatggccacctccctccctggtccttccactgagaaggacaacactgagtgctgagattttcactaggacttttcaacttaattttaatgggggatgattgctgaaatcatccagacagcctgaggttttcaaagctaagttatTATCTCATagtctctgcacgtttttgcGAAAGCCACATTTGCTgactgctttcctcaaagcttccttgacctctctgtttctcaggctgtagatgagggggtttaccaggggagtcaggaccgtGTAGCAAAGAGAGACCACTTTGattaggtctctcagtgtatcacgtttcggtagcatgtagacaatcattagggttccatagaaaattgtcaccacaatgaggtgagaggagcacgtggaaaaggccttttgcctcccggtggtggaagggattctcaggatggtagcgatgatgcacatgtaggatatcagggttagtaggaatggaggcagggtgaatacacaggCTAGTATGAAATCCGCCAGTATGACCtggtgggtgtcactgcaggagagctctatcaGTGGAATGgcatcacaatagaaatggtcaatttcatttgggccacagaatattaactgtgataggaataagACCAAGACGGTAATAGCCCAAAGACCATTTaaccaggagccagcagccaactggaaggaaaacctgatattcataagagttgaatagtggaggggtttacatatcgctaaataccgatcataggACATCGCTGCTAGGAGATAGCATTCTGTACCTGCCAGAGAcccaaagaaatacagttgtgttatgcagccactgactgagatggttttgtccccagtcaggagactggccagcatccgggGCAGGATGGCTGAGGTGTAGCAAATCTCTACacaggacaaattccccaggaagaagtacatggggctgtgaagatgctggtcagccacaacgagcaccacaatgagggtgttcccaaccacggttgccatgtagaccactaggaacatcaggaagagaagaatttgcaggtcagggagatccccgaatcccaggaggaagaattcagtgatggctgtttggtttctgcagtctgccattggttgtgtctaggaacaataaatctgtgcgactgaattggaaggacacagagttaaaagttaatcaaatctcgtgaattaattccataaatattcagaaaatccctccctctcctggttacaggctgaaattttaaggctaagtttagatttcagagccaagtgccaggaaactgagtctgaggacagaacattgctctgatggggaagagggtgttcgacACGGATATCAGTGATTACTATAAAAGCCCATTTATCTGGTAGCCACATACTGATATGACAGATCAGATAATTTCTCTGTCTATCATATCCTATCTAGTGACATACCAGAGCTTAGCAATGatgcttaaatgctgtatttcacttctggcaatggccagaatcatgccatgtCTTAGGAGTAAAAATCAAACGtcaactaaaatcttggactgagatttttcaatgtggtctagagttcttaggcaccgtcctgctgttagatttctttccatgaattctaacaatatatcctggtatattcagcatttcagtgccctgtaggagaaggaataattttcaccccctcacaagagatcagttcctgccataaattatgaagtggagtaaattctcccttagtgcctgtggtggtgatggtgacatggtgagggactggcagtgccttttctgtttcccaacagtagctatgtagcagtcataaaatacagctctttggagggtggatcttaggaaggggtaaagccaggctgatgtgcaaccctaactggggaatgaccctccccactccataatgagtgtgggatgataatacaggaaaggcactgggtgaaaaaaaaatgctttccctaaactcagagtctagaaacaatctggcatgtgtgatccgGGCTAGTAAGACTCTATCACCACTTGCCACCCcattgaaaagtcatggaagacgggagacattccagaagactggaaaagggcaaatatagtacccatctataaaaagggaaataaggacaacccagggaattacagaccagtcagcttaacttctgtacccggaaaggtaatggagcaaataattaagcattcagtttgcaaacacctagaagataatgaggtgataagtaacagtcagcatggatttgtcaagaacaaagcgtgtcaaaccaatctgatagctttctttgacagggtaacaagccttgtggatggggggaagtggtagatgtggtatatcttgactttaataaggcttttgatactgtctctcatgaccttctcataaacaaactagggaaatacaacctagatggagctactgtaaggtgggtgcataactggttggaaaagcattcccagagagtagttatcagtggttcacagtcatgctggaagggcataatgagtggggtcccacagggatgggTTTTGGgtcgggttctgttcaatatcttcatcaaggatttagataatggcatagagagtacacttataaagtttgcggacaataccaagctgggaggggttgtgagtgttttggaggataggattaaaattcaaaatgatctggacaaactggagaaatggtctgaagtaaataggatgaaattcaataaggacaaatgcaacgtactccacttaggaaggaacaatcagttgcacacataccaaatgggaaatgagtgcagaaggaagaagtactgtggaaagggatctgggggtcattgtggatcacaagctaaatatgagtcaacagtttataacactgttgcaaaaaaagcaaatataattctgggatgtattagcaggtgtgttgtaggcaagacacgagaagtaattcttccactcctgggcaccacatttcaggaaagatgtggacaaattggagaaagtccagagaagagtaacaaatacGATTAAAGGTCAAAACCTGGGTTTGACCCACATCCCAATCCTGACTCTGTctttggctctgaccctcggCTTAACTCTGACTCTGATTTTTGCTTGACCCTCAGCTTGACCCTGAtactggctctgactcctggcttcagttctgggatcccaagctcctgccactagTCCTGCCTACCTTTGCCAAGGATTCTGGAAGTTTTCCTGGACCAGCCCTCACACTTGTACAAGGCAGGCCCTGTGGGACATGGAGGCAGTGGTCACCCCCTACCCAGCATGTTCCAAGGGGCACTAAACACTCCTGAACAGGTTGACAGCCCTCGGGGAGAACTTCCCATGGTGCGAACACAAATGGGCAGTTTTGACAACACTCCTTGAAGTAGTTGGGTTACATCCTGTCTCCGAGGGCCTCAAAATGGACCCCAGGAAGGTGAACGCTGTTCGGACCTGGGCGGCACCCCTGGAACATCaaggagctgcagtgcttccTTGGGTTTGCTAATTTTTATAGGCACTTCATGCCTGGGTTTTCAGACCAGATAGCCCCATTGACGGTGCTCCTCTGCAAATACGCCTCTTTCACCTACTCTCCGGAGGCTCAAGAGGTGATCGACCAGCTCAAGATGGCCTTCACCAGTGCTCCAGTCTTGATCCATCCTGACCCAATGCGGGCCTTTGTCAGTGAGACTGATGCATCTAATGTTGCAATTGGGAGCATACTTCCccaagaatcaggcccccaaCAGCACCTGTTCCCTTGTGCTTATTATTCTCGGAAACTCACACCCAGCAgaacaaaattatgagattttagatACGGAGCTTCTAGCAATCAAAGCCACCTTCGGGGAATGGCGCCACCACCTTGAAGGTGCCCAACACCCAATACAGGTATACACAGATCCTAAAATCTTGGACTATCTCCGTAGGGCAAAGGCGCTGAACCAAAGACAGCTTCAGTGGGCCCTGTTGttcacacacttttattttaccaTCACCTATCACCAGAACAAGGCAGCCAATGCCCTGTCCTGAAAAGGGGAATACCTCCCTGACCATACCCAGCTGGTGTGCATCCTCAAGCCCTATATTTTCCTGGATGCTCTATTCCCCAAGACCACTTCCTCCTTTAGTTAGTAAGAAGGTGCCCCTCAGCACCTTCAGACACCCTATCTAGACTCTAGGTGGTTATTACTGTGGATTTGATAGTCAAGCTTCCCTCATCTGCCAAGCATACCATCATCCTCCTAGAAGAgcctgtctgggcagcacccctaGAAGAGATGATGTAAGGCCTAGTGGGTCTATAGGAATACCAGGCAACAAACATCCCCACATTGCTACCTGTAATTTGATTATTCCTTGCAACACACAATCTGCAGTGGTTTAACACCAGGGGAAGTTCCGCCTCATGTGATCTGACTGACAGTGGTCTTAGctatccctgattggctccttgacCCTATATAAAGTGATGGGGTGTAAAAGGAAGTGTCCAGGGTCTGGCTGAAGAAAGGCTGTTTCAGTGGTGACTGTGGGGTGTTGGCTCGGTGGCTGGCTGGGCAGAGTGAGATGGatgagagaaatgaaactgaaaccagGCTAGACCATGAGTACAGGGAAAGCATTGACGAAGACTGGATgccagcaaggaaaaagaaaaggggagattcTCTGCACCCAGAAGAAGGACCAGCAAATaggagggcaggaaagggaaatggggggaaattacCTAACAGTAAAATCCGTAGACAAGGATATAAAGATAGGGGATATCAACCCCCTGAGAATGGCAGAGGGGATCAAAAaagtgctggagacagagcaagAGTTAAGATGGTACCTGCTGGAGACTCATTAgtggaatgtaaaaacaaagaccaAGTAGGGACACTCCTTAAGACAAAGGTGCTaagtaaaatacaaataagttgTCAGCTACCCAAATTCCTCACAGAAACAAGATGGATAGTATCTGGGGTGccaaatgaaatttcaggaaagaaagcaaggaataggtggagataaggtgataagtgctaAGAGGCTCATTAGCAGAAGAGGCAGTGATAGCAAGTGCTTGACAGCTGTGCTGGTCACATTTTAAGGGAGGGATGTGACCAGATAGTCCAGAATATCAGAGTAACTTTAGGGTATCAAAGTCCTATAGTCCTCTTTCTGTGAGATGCTACAGCGGCCAGAGATTTGGTCATGTTGCAAATAATTCCAATGGGAAAATACAGTGCAGTAAGTGTGGAGGTGACCATTCACAGGATGAATgtgaggaagggacagaacaaaaatgttgcaACTGTGGAGGAAAACACAGCTCAGAATATGCAAGCTGTACTGAGGGGAGCAAGCTAGAGAACTACAAGAAACCCAAGTTGCTAATAACATGTCCTGTGCAGAAGCTGTTAGGAAATAcctaaaagagaacctgatgtgaGGAAAGGCAATAGCCTGCAACAAATTAATGGGAGGGAATGAGTAACGTTGGGATGAAAAGAGGTTCATTGCAGTAATGGTTGATGTAATCAATTGTAGttctcaaacaggaaagaaaacagaaaatgagaattataACTAAAGCTGCAGGCTAGCAACCtgtcagtggaacaacttcagactTTCCTCAGTGAAACTACTATGGACGGTTAGAAACAGATTTTCAGCTTGAATTCCCACGGCTTAATAGCACATGGGTAGGAATTAAAGACCAATATTTttgatatgaaaacaaagcctgatCTAATATGCATACAAGACTTGGCTTGAGACTATAAAATCCCAGGATATGGTCTATATGGACATgatagagaaatggaaaaggtggggACGCATACCCTTTCACTAAGGAGAACCTGAAGTACCTTGAAATAGAGATTAGAAAGCTAAATATCAAGGATAATGCTATTGAGATACCAATACAAAACAATTCTGCATCTCTAAGACTTTATCATGTTTATTACCCGTGCAGGAAACTAGAGGCTATGGACCTGAAAGAATTCATTGCAAGTGTCACATGCCCACTCATTGTCTGTGGTGATCTGAATAGTCACAACCGATTGCAGGGAAgtaagaaaaacatggaaaatgttcagagcaaATCTTTGAAGAGAATAATTTAGCAATAAGTGATGGAGCACCTACCAGGTTCAGTACAGCTGATGGAAGCTTCTCATGTCTGGATCTGGGACCATAGGGAGTgaatgcagctgtgaaattgacagagGGGTGGGAATGGCTAGTGACCAGGTCCTGACATTAATTACATCTCAAGGAAAAGGATATCCCCACTTGGaatcttaaaaaagcaaactggaaaaatctttggaaaGAGAAGTGAGCAATATGTGAGTAAGTAATGTATCTGTGAAGATATTGAGGAATTCTGTAGTAATATTAATAAAGGAATCATAAAGACAGCCAGCCTAGCTATTCCTAGGATGCCAACACTGCCTGAAGATAGGGGAAGTGTACCATGGTGGAACAGGGAATATGAAATGGTAATTAGGGAAAGGAATAAGTCATATAAGACAGCAAAAAATCCTTAACTAATGgacttaatgaaatataaaaaagtaaggtagtttcacaaagggctataaaaagggcaaaaagagagagctggacaccaTAACATGGGGAAGTAAGTAAACATACCAATACAGCAAagattatatataaacaaactagggaaatgaatggaataaagaGTAAGAGTCACGTAACACTAAGTCTTCCAGTTGCGGGGCATGGAGTAATAAGctctaagaaaagaaaagcagaaactctGGCCACCATGCTTCAAAAAGTCAGTAATGATGAATATCAGCGGTTACAAATtagggagaagaaaagaacattaaggataattatgagatgaagaggtgggatgggagaaggatgtggatattttaaatgtaaactttagtGTGGCTTAGGTAAAACCATGGAAAGTATAGTAAGGGAGAGAACAGTAGCACACCTAGAAAGAAGAAGGTTTATAGATAAAACACAAAGTGGGCTCCAGTAAGGTGGGAGTGTGATTGACCACGCTGTCAGGATagagacagaagcacaaaaaagcaTGAGAATCACAGAATTAATTATACTAATATTCCTGGGCATAGAAAAAGCCTACGATGTGTTCTGGAGAGAGGAACTACTTCATAAAGTGGCCTCAGTGGGTAACATAGGAAGAATGtacagatggataaggaacttctTAGGCAAAAGAACAAGTCCAATTAGGGAAAGCTTTCTCCAGCGTATAGTAAATTGCAAGTGAAACTCCACAGAGCAGTGTAGTTACGCCAGCCCTCTTTAACATCATGATAAATGATCTCCCTGAAGAGATGAGGATAGGAATAGGGATCATGTTTGCTGACTGTGCCATATGGATCAAAAGCAGAAACCTTGAAAGTGCCACCAAAAGAATGATGATGCACTTAAGAgaagtgcagaatggggaagaggtggggcttcaAATTCACATAGACGAAACTAAGGGAATGATCCTCACAACATGGAAAAGCCAAAAAGATGTAAAGTTATAGCTATATGACCAAGAGATAAATATACTGACATTACAAATTCTTCGGTGTGATATTTGATAACAAGCTCACTTGGAGGGACCATACTGAAAGTATTAGATAAGTGCAAAAGTCAAATACCTTTGGAACATCCTGGGGAGTGGATATGAAAATGGTGGCAATGCTATACAGAGCACTGATTAGACCAGTTATTGAATATGGATGCCCGGCCTTTGGGTCAGCAATGAATACAAATCCGAACTAGATTATATCCACACACACGCATTGCATATCAGGTGGTGAGTTCATTACTGTATCTCTGTACTACAGATATACGCATTTCCATCAGCTGCTGCTAACTCTTAGAACGAAGCTCCCAGACTCAACCTTTTTCGGTCAAAGTACGAGATAATAGTGAAGATAGCACTAAGCTAAACGGTTCGGACAAAAAGTCAACATTACCATGTAAATAAGGTACAGAAGTGGATAGCTGATCTTCATGAAAAGAAGGGATTGAAAGAGACCAAAATGTATAGCTATGGGAAAATATTCTATCCTTAGAAAATCACCCCCGGTCGGGAAAGACGTGGAATTATATaatgaaatcaataaaaaaatgATAGACAAGATGTCACAATTATATTGATTTGCTATAAGTGGGGACACTATTGACAAATACAtacagagggttccaaagaggaaagaacagagtgggaacagcTTCCTGTGTGCCCTCACTCGGACTCAAGAAAGCTGTATGGCTAACTTTCTATCCGTCTTTATGGCTGAGATACACAGGGATTATGCTAGCACTAAATCGTGCTTTAGATGTGTGGCCAGCTGCTGTGGCCATCCTGTCTGACTGTttatcagggctgcagcaggcaacTCACAGTGGTGAGTCTGACAGCAGAAATGATTCTCTTAATGATATATTACTGCTAACAGCCAGACTGGTGGAACTGGATATAACCAACGTAATCGCATGGATCCTGGTGCAGACAGGGATAGCAGGCAACGAATTGGCTGGCAAAAAGTGTTATTAATCACAAACAAGTTGACCTCGGGATCCCCTTAAGCAAACTGGCATTTAAACACCTAATCAAAAGTGATCTaaggaaggaatggcaagaactgtaggcaaatgaaatgaaggggaaaaaaattcctgattctgcctccggctctgaccctcggcttgactcttgaccctgatactgactctgacccctggcttcagttccgggatctccagctcctaacacttgtcctacctacctttgcccagcatcctgacacagactatgtatcataaaaatgaatacagatacttcccacattcttcacagaagGTGAATCTTAAATTGCTCATGCTTAATTACTCAAGCACTTTAATACCCCGGTTCGGAAggtgatatataaatgcaaagcagtaGCAGTTTGGAATTGGGTGCTCACCTCTATTCATAGGACAGCTCTCACTGGAGTCGATGAACTCATTTCTCAGGGtttgagaccaggtgggtgaggtaataccttttattggaccaacttctgctggtgagagacatgttttcgacacacagagctcttcagggtttggcagacaagactccagttccactgaggtTCTTGTCTTTCATCATTCTGCAGAAATGGGACTTTCTCAGTAGAGACCTGCAGTTACCTGAAGGGACAGAAAATGGGCTTCCCCTTCGATTTAAAAAGTGTAATTGCTCTCTCATAGTTGTATTCTCTCTTCATGCTTTTCAAAATGGTCCCACTTTGACCTTTTTCCCACTTGGTtcattttgtgtctccaaagcGTTGTAGCTAACAATGCCCACTGTGAGTTGCTATTATACAAGTCCCATTCTACATCATGTTTTAGCGTAATGAtcctttgtggaaaatattttagatcaTGGACAAACACCAGCTTACATTTTTGGGAGATGCCTGTCCAAGGTGATGGCCAGTTATCATGTACTTGCACCGCCCCGAATTAGTATTCAAGAGATGCTGCCATctaatgggcatttttgaaaatagtggCCCATGTCTCACTCTTACAACATGCTGCCACCTAGCAGCCATTTTACAGTATAATTTTCCCATTAttatattggctactgaactCTATTGATCACTAGTCAGTATCTctgttgccccccacccccgccccatttcctctactctgctgccatctagtgtcgATTTCCCAGCAAGACagcctgttgctcttctctcctaTGGTGGATTCTTCTCCctatagctgcctctttcccattcttaaaaagaaaacgaggacttgtggcaccttagagactaacaaatttattagagcataagctttcgtgagctacagctcacttcatcggatgcatacagtggaaaatatagtggggagattttatatacacagagaacatgaaacaatttgttagtctctaaggtgccacaagtactccttttcttcttaccatacagactgtaacaagagtgatcaggtaaggtgagctattaagctattaccagcaggagagccggtgcggggtggggggtggggggggaacctattgtagtgataatcaaggtgcgccatttccagcactttacaagaacagtaggaggggaaataaacatggggaaatagttttactttgtgtaatgacacatccattcccagtctttattcaaacctaagttaagtgtatccagtttgcaaatgaattccaattcagcagtctctcgttggagtctgtttttgaagtttttttgttgaagaattgccacttttaggtctgtaattgagtgaccagggagattgaagtgttctccaactggtttttaaatgttataattcttgatgtcggatttgtgtccatttattcttttatgtagagactgtccagtttggccaatgtacatggcagagaggcattattggcacatgatggcatatatcacattggtagatgtgcaggtgaacgagcctctgatagtgtggctgatgtgattaggccctatgatggtgtcccctgaatagatatgtggacacagttggcaacgggctttgttgcaaggataggttcctgggttagtgtttttgttgtgtggggtgtggttgctggtgagtatttgcttcaggttggggggctgtctgtacgcaaggactggcctgtctcccaagatctgtgagagtgatgggtcatccttcaggataggttgtagatccttgatgatgcgttggagaggttttagttgggggctgaaggtgatggctagtggcgttctgttattttctttgttgggcctgtcctgtagtaggtaacttctgggtactcttctggctcggtcaatctgtttcttcacttcagcaggtgggtattgtagttgtaagaatgctcgaatcttgtaggtgtttgtctctgtctgaggggttggagcaaatgcggttgtatcgtagagcttggctgtagacaatggatcgtgtggtgtggtctgggtgaaagctggaggcatgtaggtaagcatagtggtcagtaggtttccggtatagggtggtgtttatgtggccattgcttattagcactgtagtggccaggaagtggatctcttgtgtggactggtccaggctgaggttgatggtgggatagaaattgttgaaatcatggtggaattcctcaagggcttcttttccatgggtccagatgatgaagatatcatcaatgtagcacaagtagagtaggggcattaggggacgagagctgaggaagctttgttctaagtcagccatgaaaatgttggcatactgtggggccatgcgggtatctgTAGCAGTGACGCtgttttgaaggtatacattgtcctcaaacactccctcctcaggccctacactaccagcactcccagctatcttcgagacaccactgacttcctgaggaaactacaatccatcggtgatcttcctgaaaacaggATCCTAGCCACTACGGATGttgaagccctctacaccaacattccacacaaagatggactacaagtcgtcaggaacagtatccctgataatgtcacggcaaacctggtggctgaactttgtgactttgtcctcacccataactacttcacatgcctgttgccaactgtgtccacatatctattcaggagacaccatcatagggcctaatcacatcagccacactatcagaggctcgttcacctgcacatctaccaatgtgatatgtgccatcaagtgccagcaatgcccctctggcaTGT is part of the Eretmochelys imbricata isolate rEreImb1 chromosome 14, rEreImb1.hap1, whole genome shotgun sequence genome and encodes:
- the LOC144275188 gene encoding olfactory receptor 6N1-like, which gives rise to MADCRNQTAITEFFLLGFGDLPDLQILLFLMFLVVYMATVVGNTLIVVLVVADQHLHSPMYFFLGNLSCVEICYTSAILPRMLASLLTGDKTISVSGCITQLYFFGSLAGTECYLLAAMSYDRYLAICKPLHYSTLMNIRFSFQLAAGSWLNGLWAITVLVLFLSQLIFCGPNEIDHFYCDAIPLIELSCSDTHQVILADFILACVFTLPPFLLTLISYMCIIATILRIPSTTGRQKAFSTCSSHLIVVTIFYGTLMIVYMLPKRDTLRDLIKVVSLCYTVLTPLVNPLIYSLRNREVKEALRKAVSKCGFRKNVQRL